A single window of Jeotgalibacillus haloalkalitolerans DNA harbors:
- the ald gene encoding alanine dehydrogenase, translated as MRVGIPREIKNNENRVAITPSGVYHFVNQGHEVLVEDGAGLGSGFTNEDYTAAGAQIAPTAADAWACEMVMKVKEPIASEYGYFREGQILFTYLHLAPEPELTKALIDNKVVSIAYETVQLPNGSLPLLTPMSEVAGRMSTQIGAQFLEKIHGGMGILLAGVPGVARGKVTVIGGGVAGTNAAKMAVGLGADVTILDLNPERLRQLDDLFGKDVTTLMSNPLNIAESVAESDLVIGAVLIPGAKAPKLVSEEMIKAMKPGAVVVDIAIDQGGIFETTDKITTHDNPTYTKHGVVHYAVANMPGAVPRTSTIALTNVTVPYGIQIANKGYRQACIDNEALMSGINTLNGYVTYNAVAEAHGLEYANVRELLIH; from the coding sequence ATGCGTGTCGGGATTCCAAGAGAGATAAAGAATAATGAGAACCGGGTGGCGATTACACCATCAGGCGTTTATCATTTCGTTAATCAGGGTCATGAAGTACTTGTTGAAGATGGCGCAGGTCTTGGTTCGGGATTTACGAATGAAGATTATACTGCTGCCGGTGCACAGATCGCACCTACAGCTGCTGATGCATGGGCTTGTGAAATGGTGATGAAAGTAAAAGAACCAATCGCGAGCGAATATGGTTATTTCCGTGAAGGGCAAATTCTGTTCACCTATTTACACCTTGCACCGGAGCCGGAGCTGACAAAAGCATTAATCGACAATAAAGTTGTATCGATTGCATATGAAACGGTTCAGCTGCCAAATGGTTCACTTCCACTATTAACACCGATGAGTGAGGTAGCGGGCAGAATGTCAACACAGATTGGCGCGCAGTTCCTTGAGAAAATTCATGGTGGTATGGGTATCCTGCTTGCAGGCGTACCGGGTGTAGCGAGAGGGAAAGTCACTGTCATCGGCGGAGGAGTAGCAGGAACGAATGCTGCCAAAATGGCTGTAGGACTTGGAGCAGATGTGACGATCCTTGACCTGAATCCTGAAAGACTGCGTCAGCTGGATGATCTGTTTGGTAAAGATGTGACAACATTAATGTCTAATCCGTTAAATATAGCAGAAAGCGTTGCTGAATCTGACCTTGTCATTGGTGCAGTGCTGATTCCTGGCGCGAAAGCACCTAAATTAGTGAGTGAAGAAATGATCAAGGCGATGAAGCCTGGTGCAGTTGTTGTTGATATTGCGATCGACCAGGGTGGAATTTTTGAAACGACTGATAAAATCACAACGCATGATAACCCTACTTATACAAAGCACGGTGTTGTTCATTATGCAGTTGCAAATATGCCGGGTGCAGTACCGCGTACGTCTACAATTGCGCTGACAAACGTGACAGTGCCGTATGGTATCCAGATTGCAAATAAAGGCTATCGTCAGGCATGCATTGATAACGAAGCTTTGATGAGCGGAATTAATACGCTGAATGGCTACGTTACATATAATGCAGTAGCTGAAGCGCATGGTCTTGAGTATGCAAACGTGAGAGAATTATTAATTCATTAA
- a CDS encoding purine-cytosine permease family protein, with product MTTAVNKKRIQIETIGLSEVPESEKKTRWFDYAFIQMAFSVNTGNVLVPALAVTAGGLSAGTAISSTLIGAVLAFILVSILSLPGARYGLPAQYVIRTMIGSKLSMYFASPVRSLTSLYWFAVQTIGGSIVVQFLLNEFAGILIPLYVLAPLFSIIMAVLALIGFEAVKKTIKWFIPLLFLSQLLMLFLIIDLIAADTSVLSRGEFSIGTCFFYGSLAFMQYVSGVSASSDITRYAKSPKEGFIGVLTGNIAGFAVVAVLGALFASALQSVNPFVSASMLTDSNAAIVLIAAGAIISMISINLSNAYTGGYSLLNALPSLGRVKSAVVFGIAATALSLFPGIVEEAETYISLLGAAIVPLSAVIIADYVMVKKMNITKDHLIRLTAGSHSANLSALFTVLLFVPVYFLIPDTLSPGLIVFTAACVFYTVLQKLVTNRSEISHN from the coding sequence ATGACAACAGCTGTAAATAAAAAAAGAATTCAGATTGAAACGATTGGTTTGTCAGAGGTGCCGGAATCTGAAAAGAAAACGCGCTGGTTTGATTATGCATTTATACAAATGGCGTTTTCAGTGAACACAGGTAATGTCCTCGTGCCCGCTCTGGCTGTCACTGCAGGTGGTCTGTCTGCAGGTACTGCCATAAGCTCAACGCTGATTGGTGCAGTCTTAGCATTTATACTGGTTTCAATTCTCTCACTGCCTGGTGCACGCTACGGTCTTCCTGCACAATATGTTATTCGGACGATGATTGGAAGCAAGCTTTCTATGTACTTTGCTTCACCTGTAAGATCACTTACGTCTTTATACTGGTTCGCTGTTCAGACGATTGGCGGATCAATTGTTGTACAGTTTTTACTAAATGAATTTGCTGGAATCCTGATTCCTTTGTATGTGCTCGCTCCTCTTTTTTCTATCATTATGGCGGTACTTGCATTAATTGGGTTTGAAGCTGTTAAGAAAACCATTAAATGGTTTATTCCGTTATTATTTCTCAGTCAGCTGCTGATGCTTTTCCTGATTATTGATTTGATTGCTGCTGACACAAGTGTATTATCCCGGGGTGAATTCTCGATCGGCACCTGTTTCTTTTACGGCAGCCTGGCCTTTATGCAATATGTCTCAGGCGTCAGTGCATCCTCTGATATCACCCGTTATGCAAAATCTCCTAAAGAAGGCTTTATCGGTGTGCTGACTGGAAATATTGCAGGATTTGCAGTTGTAGCTGTACTTGGTGCTTTATTTGCTTCAGCGTTGCAGTCTGTTAATCCGTTTGTATCAGCAAGCATGCTGACTGATTCAAATGCTGCGATCGTTCTGATTGCTGCCGGCGCAATTATTTCAATGATTTCCATTAATCTCAGCAATGCTTATACCGGCGGGTACAGTCTTTTAAATGCGCTGCCTTCCCTCGGGCGCGTTAAAAGTGCTGTCGTGTTTGGAATCGCAGCAACTGCACTCAGTCTGTTTCCGGGGATCGTTGAAGAAGCAGAAACGTATATCTCTCTGCTTGGCGCAGCAATTGTTCCTTTATCCGCAGTCATCATTGCTGACTATGTAATGGTTAAAAAGATGAATATCACAAAAGACCATTTAATCCGTCTTACGGCCGGAAGTCATTCAGCAAATTTATCTGCGTTATTTACTGTTTTATTATTTGTACCTGTTTACTTTTTAATTCCTGATACATTATCGCCTGGTTTAATTGTATTTACAGCCGCATGTGTCTTTTATACTGTTTTACAAAAATTAGTCACAAATCGATCAGAAATTTCTCACAATTAG
- a CDS encoding universal stress protein, with the protein MTLSYDHILVAVDGSKEAEWAFKKSIDIAKRNDATLNLLHVIDTRSFAVVEAYDRSVAKRAETFAEEMLNDYKKEAESKGVGKVNVFVEYGSPKVLVPKEFAQKVEADLIICGATGLNAMERFLIGSISEHIVRAAKCDVLVVRTDQPPEKAAKDLDI; encoded by the coding sequence ATGACATTAAGCTATGACCACATTCTTGTTGCTGTAGACGGCTCTAAGGAAGCGGAGTGGGCTTTTAAAAAGTCAATTGATATCGCGAAAAGAAATGATGCAACGCTGAACCTGCTTCATGTAATCGACACTCGTTCATTTGCGGTTGTTGAAGCTTACGACAGAAGTGTTGCTAAAAGAGCAGAAACATTTGCTGAAGAAATGCTGAACGATTACAAGAAAGAAGCGGAAAGCAAAGGTGTTGGAAAGGTTAATGTATTTGTAGAATACGGTTCTCCAAAAGTGCTTGTTCCAAAAGAATTTGCACAAAAAGTTGAAGCAGACCTGATCATTTGTGGCGCGACTGGTCTTAATGCGATGGAGCGCTTCCTGATCGGAAGTATCTCTGAACATATCGTACGGGCAGCAAAGTGCGATGTGCTTGTTGTTCGTACTGACCAGCCTCCGGAAAAGGCAGCAAAAGATCTGGATATTTAA
- the argH gene encoding argininosuccinate lyase yields the protein MSKLWGGRFSQSPEEWVDEFNASIGFDQNLVMEDLEGSEAHVTMLGECGILEHSEVKQILSGLSVLKEKAQKGELPYSVQNEDIHLNLEHFLIQEIGQVGGKLHTGRSRNDQVATDMHLYLKNRVIEIVELIRAVQEAVVKQAGEHVETIAPGYTHLQRAQPVSFAHHLMAYFWMLERDVQRFQDSLKRIDVSPLGAGALAGTTFPINRKRSAELLGFSDIYENSMDAVSDRDFIVEFLSNASMTIMHLSRFSEEMIIWSSQEFQFIELADAFSTGSSIMPQKKNPDMAELVRGKTGRVFGHLVSMLTVLKGLPLAYNKDMQEDKEGMFDTVHTLMGSLKIFAGMINTMKVKTDQLAKAVNEDFSNATELADYLASKGMPFREAHEVVGKLVLTCINQGIYLKDLPLSEMTAASFLIEEDIYHVLEPAQAVKRRESEGGTGFEQVKNQLKKAEAIIKDHVKA from the coding sequence ATGAGCAAACTTTGGGGAGGACGTTTTTCACAATCACCCGAGGAGTGGGTTGACGAGTTCAACGCCTCCATCGGGTTTGATCAGAACCTTGTAATGGAAGACCTGGAGGGGTCTGAAGCGCACGTCACAATGCTTGGCGAGTGCGGTATTTTAGAACATTCTGAAGTGAAGCAGATCCTGTCAGGTCTTTCTGTACTGAAGGAAAAAGCACAGAAGGGAGAACTTCCCTATTCTGTACAAAATGAAGATATCCATTTAAATCTGGAGCATTTTCTGATTCAGGAAATCGGACAGGTTGGCGGTAAGCTTCATACCGGAAGAAGCAGAAATGACCAGGTCGCAACGGATATGCATCTGTATCTTAAAAACAGAGTGATTGAGATTGTTGAACTGATCCGTGCTGTTCAGGAAGCAGTTGTCAAGCAGGCTGGTGAGCATGTAGAAACCATTGCACCTGGGTATACACACCTTCAGCGTGCGCAGCCCGTTTCTTTTGCGCATCACCTGATGGCTTACTTCTGGATGCTTGAAAGAGACGTTCAGCGCTTTCAGGATTCACTGAAAAGAATCGATGTCTCTCCACTGGGAGCAGGCGCACTGGCGGGAACAACTTTTCCGATTAACAGAAAGCGTTCTGCAGAGCTGCTCGGCTTCTCTGACATTTATGAAAACAGCATGGACGCAGTGAGTGATCGTGATTTTATCGTTGAATTTTTATCAAATGCATCGATGACAATTATGCACCTCTCAAGATTTTCAGAAGAAATGATTATCTGGTCAAGTCAGGAGTTCCAGTTTATCGAGCTGGCAGATGCTTTCTCAACTGGCAGCAGCATTATGCCACAGAAGAAGAATCCTGATATGGCAGAGCTTGTGAGAGGCAAAACAGGAAGAGTATTTGGACACTTAGTCTCAATGCTGACCGTGCTGAAAGGTCTTCCGCTCGCTTACAATAAAGATATGCAGGAAGATAAAGAGGGTATGTTTGATACAGTTCATACGCTGATGGGATCTTTAAAGATCTTTGCAGGTATGATCAATACGATGAAAGTAAAAACAGACCAGCTGGCAAAAGCCGTCAACGAAGATTTCTCTAATGCAACCGAACTTGCGGATTACCTCGCTTCAAAAGGGATGCCGTTCCGTGAGGCGCATGAAGTTGTAGGAAAGCTTGTGCTGACGTGTATTAATCAGGGCATCTATCTGAAGGATTTACCGCTGAGTGAAATGACAGCAGCTTCTTTTCTGATTGAAGAAGACATCTATCATGTGCTTGAACCAGCACAGGCAGTAAAACGCCGTGAGTCAGAAGGCGGTACAGGCTTTGAACAGGTAAAAAACCAGCTGAAAAAAGCAGAAGCAATTATAAAGGATCATGTGAAAGCCTAA
- a CDS encoding argininosuccinate synthase has product MTQNKKVVLAYSGGLDTSVAIQWLKDQGYSVVACCLDVGEGKDLDFVKEKALTVGAVDSYVIDAKEEFAQDFALIALQAHTMYEGKYPLVSALSRPLIAKKLVEVAEKTGASAVAHGCTGKGNDQVRFEVAINGLNPELEVLAPVREWGWSREEEIEYAKKHNIPIPINLDSPYSIDQNLWGRSNECGILEDPWAAPPEGAYDLTASLETTPNSPETIEITFENGVPVALNGQGMKLSDMILKLNDIAGKHGVGRIDHVENRLVGIKSREVYECPGAITLMKAHKELEDLTLVKEMAHFKPVIEKKLTEMIYEGLWFSPLTDALKSFLEETQQYVNGVARVKLFKGHAIVEGRTSPNSLYNEKLATYTSDDEFDHGAAVGFIKLWGLPTKVHSMVQKESKGVTTS; this is encoded by the coding sequence ATGACACAAAATAAAAAAGTAGTTTTAGCATATTCAGGTGGACTTGATACATCAGTAGCGATTCAGTGGTTAAAAGACCAGGGTTATTCAGTTGTTGCATGCTGCTTAGACGTTGGTGAAGGGAAAGATCTTGATTTTGTGAAAGAAAAAGCACTGACAGTCGGTGCAGTTGACAGCTATGTGATTGATGCAAAAGAAGAATTCGCACAGGACTTTGCTTTGATCGCGCTTCAGGCTCATACAATGTATGAAGGTAAATATCCATTAGTATCAGCATTATCAAGACCGCTGATTGCGAAAAAGTTGGTTGAAGTAGCTGAGAAGACAGGTGCTTCCGCAGTGGCGCATGGATGTACTGGAAAAGGAAACGACCAGGTTCGTTTTGAAGTGGCAATCAACGGTTTGAATCCTGAGCTTGAAGTACTTGCACCAGTTCGTGAGTGGGGCTGGTCAAGAGAAGAAGAAATCGAATATGCGAAAAAGCATAATATCCCGATTCCGATCAATCTGGATAGCCCTTATTCAATTGACCAGAATCTGTGGGGAAGAAGTAATGAGTGCGGTATCCTTGAAGATCCGTGGGCTGCTCCTCCAGAAGGTGCTTATGATCTGACAGCATCACTAGAGACAACGCCTAACTCACCTGAAACAATTGAAATTACATTTGAAAATGGCGTGCCTGTAGCATTAAACGGTCAGGGCATGAAGCTTTCAGATATGATTCTTAAATTAAATGACATTGCCGGTAAACACGGTGTCGGAAGAATCGACCACGTTGAAAATCGTCTTGTTGGAATCAAATCAAGAGAAGTATACGAGTGCCCAGGTGCAATTACATTGATGAAAGCACACAAAGAGCTTGAAGATCTGACGCTTGTAAAAGAAATGGCTCACTTTAAGCCTGTCATTGAGAAGAAGCTGACTGAAATGATCTATGAAGGTCTATGGTTCTCACCACTGACTGATGCATTAAAGTCATTCCTTGAAGAAACACAGCAATATGTAAATGGTGTAGCAAGAGTGAAGCTGTTCAAGGGTCATGCGATTGTTGAAGGAAGAACTTCACCAAATTCACTTTATAATGAAAAGCTTGCAACTTATACTTCTGATGATGAATTTGACCACGGTGCAGCTGTAGGCTTCATTAAGCTATGGGGGCTTCCGACAAAGGTTCATTCAATGGTTCAGAAGGAATCAAAAGGTGTGACGACTTCATGA
- a CDS encoding EcsC family protein has product MSWSPRDQEVYNEIEMWKQTLNEVSGNDLTNVYSKWIERSFSLLPEEIKKELFSHIDTSLFHIHSTMQGFQLQQDERESILRTAKAFDDTVIQIEDIRNLSIDQLNYLSLQQSGRHRLYSFIQGGIAGSGGAAAFISDLIALLLINIRAIQFTAAAYGRDVHTPYEMTIALKLFHASTLPKKFQGEAWDELVDTLSSVQSDYFFNGSDKLTNERWLEGPGLQLFKTLAIRMFKNKRAGGYPVISMAIGAAANYQLTRNVTEYAERFYQYRYLIEKTNQNSY; this is encoded by the coding sequence ATGAGCTGGTCTCCACGCGATCAGGAAGTATACAACGAAATTGAGATGTGGAAGCAAACACTGAATGAAGTGTCAGGCAACGACCTGACCAATGTATATTCAAAATGGATTGAACGGTCATTTTCATTACTGCCTGAAGAAATCAAAAAAGAATTGTTTTCTCATATCGATACGTCCCTATTCCATATACATAGCACCATGCAGGGTTTTCAGCTTCAGCAGGACGAACGTGAAAGTATTTTAAGAACGGCTAAAGCGTTTGATGACACTGTCATTCAGATTGAAGATATACGAAATCTGAGTATTGATCAGCTCAACTATCTTTCTTTACAGCAGAGCGGGAGACACAGACTTTATTCGTTTATACAGGGTGGGATAGCAGGGTCAGGCGGGGCGGCAGCATTTATCAGTGATCTGATTGCACTGCTCCTGATCAATATCAGAGCCATCCAGTTTACTGCAGCAGCCTACGGACGCGATGTGCATACACCATATGAAATGACCATCGCATTAAAGCTTTTTCATGCATCCACCCTGCCAAAAAAATTTCAGGGAGAAGCATGGGATGAACTTGTGGATACCTTAAGCAGTGTGCAGAGTGATTACTTCTTCAATGGAAGTGATAAGCTCACAAATGAACGCTGGCTTGAAGGACCGGGACTGCAGCTGTTTAAAACACTCGCCATCAGAATGTTTAAAAACAAACGCGCCGGCGGCTACCCCGTCATCTCAATGGCAATCGGGGCAGCCGCAAATTACCAGCTGACCAGAAATGTCACTGAATATGCAGAGCGCTTTTATCAATACCGCTATCTGATTGAAAAGACAAATCAAAATTCTTATTAA
- a CDS encoding acetate kinase: MTKVIAINAGSSSLKFQLFEMPEEEVITKGLIERIGLNDSVFTISVNGEKQKEVTDIPNHEVAVKLLLDKLTSAGIIQSLDEINGVGHRVVHGGEVFSDSVLITDEAIEKFEELSELAPLHNPANITGIKAFQNVLPNVPAVAVFDTAFHQTMPESSFLYSLPYDYYKDFGIRKYGFHGTSHKYVSQRASEMLGRPLEQLRLISCHLGNGASIAAIEGGNSIDTSMGFTPLAGVTMGTRSGNIDPALIPFIMEKTNLTAEGVLNVLNKQSGMLGVSGFSSDLRDIEVQSAEGNERARLALDVFSNRIHKYIGSYAARMNGVDAIIFTAGIGENSDVIRAEVLKGLEFMGVYWDPALNKTRGEEAFINYPHSPVKVIVIPTDEEVMIARDVTRLT, translated from the coding sequence ATGACTAAAGTCATTGCAATTAACGCAGGAAGCTCTTCATTGAAGTTTCAGCTTTTTGAAATGCCGGAAGAAGAAGTGATCACAAAAGGTTTAATCGAGCGAATCGGATTGAACGACAGTGTATTCACCATTTCAGTAAACGGCGAGAAGCAAAAAGAAGTTACAGATATCCCAAATCATGAAGTAGCGGTTAAATTACTACTTGATAAGCTGACATCTGCCGGTATTATTCAATCACTGGATGAAATCAATGGGGTTGGTCACCGTGTCGTTCATGGTGGAGAAGTATTCAGTGATTCAGTACTGATCACGGATGAGGCAATTGAGAAATTTGAAGAACTGTCTGAACTTGCACCGCTGCACAACCCTGCCAACATTACAGGTATTAAGGCATTCCAAAACGTACTGCCAAATGTACCTGCAGTTGCAGTATTTGATACAGCGTTCCACCAGACAATGCCTGAAAGCTCATTCCTATACAGTCTTCCTTATGATTATTATAAAGACTTTGGCATTCGTAAATACGGCTTCCACGGTACTTCACACAAGTACGTATCACAGCGTGCATCAGAAATGCTTGGACGTCCGCTTGAGCAGCTTCGTCTGATCTCATGCCACCTTGGTAATGGTGCAAGTATCGCTGCGATCGAAGGCGGTAATTCAATTGATACATCTATGGGCTTCACGCCGCTTGCTGGTGTAACAATGGGTACACGAAGCGGTAATATTGACCCTGCACTCATTCCATTCATCATGGAAAAAACAAACCTTACAGCAGAAGGCGTACTAAACGTACTGAATAAGCAATCAGGTATGCTTGGCGTATCAGGCTTCTCAAGTGACCTTCGTGACATCGAGGTTCAATCGGCAGAAGGAAATGAGCGTGCACGTCTTGCGCTTGATGTATTCTCAAACCGTATTCACAAGTATATCGGTTCTTACGCAGCACGTATGAACGGTGTTGACGCGATTATTTTCACAGCCGGTATCGGTGAAAACAGTGATGTGATCCGTGCAGAAGTGCTGAAAGGCCTTGAATTCATGGGCGTTTATTGGGACCCTGCATTGAATAAAACACGTGGAGAGGAAGCATTCATCAATTATCCTCACTCACCTGTAAAAGTCATCGTCATTCCGACTGATGAAGAGGTTATGATTGCACGCGACGTAACGCGTCTAACTTAA